Below is a window of Streptomyces sp. NBC_01429 DNA.
TGCGCGATTCCGCAGATCCGCAGAGATCCACGGTGAGGGAAGATCCCGATGAGCGACTCGGTGAATTCCGGCGACCCCGACAACCCTGGTGCCCTCGGCAGCGCTGACGGACCCGCCTCCGGCCCGTCCGGCCCGTCCGGCACCTCGGACACCGACCCCGAGACCCACCGGTGGTGGGGGCTGGCCGTCATCGCGATGGCCCAGCTGATGGTCGTGCTCGACGCCACCATCGTGAACATCGCCCTGCCGTCCGCCCAGCGCGAACTGGGCCTCACCAACGGCAACCGGCAGTGGGTCATCACCGCCTACACCCTCGCGTTCGGCGGACTGCTGCTGCTCGGCGGCCGGATCGCCGACCTCGTCGGCCGCAAGCGCACCTTCATCATCGGCCTCATCGGCTTCGCCGCAGCCTCCGCGCTCGGCGGGGCCGCCCAGAGCCCGGGGATGCTCTTCGCGTCCCGCGCGCTCCAGGGCATGTTCGCCGCGATCCTGGCCCCCTCCGCGCTCTCCCTGCTCACCACGACCTTCCGGGACGGCAGGGAGCGCGCGAAGGCGTTCGGGATCTACAGCGCCATCGCGGGCGGCGGCGCGGCGATCGGGCTGCTGCTCGGCGGCGTACTCACCGAGTTCCTGTCCTGGCGGTGGTGCCTGTACGTGAACGTGCCGATCGCCGTGATCGCCGTCTTCGGCGCGTTCGGGCTGCTGCACGACCGGGAGGGCCACAAGGAGTCGCGCCTCGACATCCCGGGCGTCATCCTCGGCTGCGGCGGTCTGGTCGCCCTCGTCTACGGGTTCAGCGAGGCCGAGTCGCGCGGCTGGTCGTCCGCGCTGGTCCTGGGGCTGCTGTGCGGCTCCGTGGTGCTCCTCGCCTGCTTCGCGTGGTGGCAGACGCGCGCGCCGAGCCCGCTGCTGCCGCCGCACATCATCAAGGACCGCAGCCGGGCGGGCTCGGTGCTGACCATGTGCCTGACGACGATCGGCATGTTCGGGCTGTTCCTGTTCATGACGTTCTTCCTGCAGAACATCCTCGGCTACTCACCGCTCAGGACCGGCCTCGCCTTCATGCCGATGAGCGCCATGATCATCATCGGCTCGACCCAGATCGCGGCCCGCCTGATGCACTACGTACAGCCGCGCCTGCTGATGGGCCCCGGCCTGCTGATCGCCTCCGGCGGCCTCTTCAGCCTCACCTTCATCGACACCCACTCCAGCTACGTCTCCCACATCATGCCCGGCACCCTGCTGCTCGGCCTCGGCATGGGCCTCACCTTCCTCCCCGTGATGTCCGTCGCCACCTCAGGTGTCGCCCCGAAGGACGCCGGCGTCACCTCGGCGACCGTCAACACGGCGCAGCAGATCGGCGGCTCCATCGGTACGTCGCTCCTCAACACCATCGCCATCACCAGCGCGACCGCGTACGCGACGAGCCACCTCGCGAAGGCGGCCGAACAGGCGGCCCAACGGGGCGGCCTGACCTCCGCGCAGAAGACCGCCCTCGCCAACACCGCCACGGTCCACGGCTTCACGGTCGCCATCGCCTGGGCGGCGGGCATCCTGCTGTTCGCGGCGGTGCTGGCGATGGTCATGGTCACGGCGCGCTCCCCGCAACAGCGCGAGGCGTGACCGCCCGGCCCGATCACGTGTGAGCGGCTACGACCGGCCCGCGCCGCCGACCTCGCCGACGTCCTGCCGGACGAGCGGCTCCAGGCCGGTACGGACGAGGCCGACCCCGGCCGGGGACGGATGAGGTGCCACATCAACCGCGACGACCGCCACGCCGTCCTGGCCGTGGACGCCTACACCAACACGGCGGATGTACGGCGGGAACTCGACCTCGGATTCACCCGCCCCTTCGGGGCGCGATTCGCGCTCCCCGCCGGGATACCGGGCCTCGCCAACGCGTTCGGCCCGGTCATCATCCAGGACTGCCCGGATCTGGAACGGGATGCCCAGGGACGGAAGCGCAGGCTGGTCACCACCGTGCTCAGCAAGGGCGACGACATCTCCCCGGGCCGGATACGGATCGCCGTCTCCATGGCCAACGGCGCCTCCCAGCGCCTCGGTTGCGGAGCCGAACCGCTGCCGACGCCATCCGCCGGGAGCGACCCGTACGAGCCACCGCGCGCGGTGCCGCCGGCCGAGGCGAAGGACACGGTGTGCGGCTGGCTGGCCGGGATCACCCTGCCGAAGAATCCCTCCGGCGCACCTTGGGGCGTCGTGCCCCACACCGACACCGACGCCCCGGTCACCGGCTGCTCGCTCACGGACACGGCGAGCGGCGAGGCGGCGGTGGAGTCCTCCGGCTGGTACGGCGACTGGACGGACCAGCCCTTCGTGCGGCTGCTCCCGCACAACGTCTCCTACTCGGACGGCCGCGACTCCCGTCGGCCGATGATGAGCGAGAACTACGGCCGGGCCACCGCGCGTTGTGACGCCGAGGCGGTCAACCACCTCGCCTACGGCAACGCGCGCGGCACCGACGCCGAGGACCGGTACCTCACCGGACGTCAACTGCGCCCGCTCCTGGACGCCTTCGCCGAGGACCAGGCCGAGCGGCGCGGCTGCACGGACCTCGAACCGCCCGCCTCGACGATCCACCCGATGAGAGGCTGAGCCCAGCGGGGCGGCGGGGCGCCGGGGCGGCGGGGAAGTTCGCACCGACGGAAGCAGGCGCGTCGCCACCCGGGGCCGCTGCGGTCTCAGCTGGGGAGTGACGCCCAGAAGCGGCGCAACACGTCCGCGCCCCGGTCGGGGTCCTGAAGCATCCAGTAGTGGGTGAGGCCGTCGAACTCCGTCAGCTGGGCCCCGAGCCGCTCGGCCATGTCCCGGTCCTGCGCGGGCTGCGCCATGGGGTCGCCGGTCGGGGCCAGGATCAGCCCCGGAGCAGCGGCGGGACGGTCGAATTCCTTGCCCCAGTCGGCGTGGAAGTTGGGCCAGGCCGAGCGGTAGAGCGCCAGGATGGCCGCGCTCATCTCCGCGTCGTGGGTGTCGTCGACCTCCTTCGCCAGTTCGGGGCTCATGCCCCGGGGCTGGAGGAAGTCGCCGAAGGTGTGGCCGCTGCCGGAGGGCGACTCGCGCAGTCCGGCGAGCGACTCCTCGCCCTCCGGGCTCTTCTGCCACAAGGTGGCCGCTTCGTGCCACTGGTAGTCGGGGTGCCAGCCGTGGGCGACGTCGGACACCCAGCTGCGTACGGGCACGTCGTAGGCGGAGACGACCCGCATCGTGAGGTGGCCGCCCCAGTCGTGGCCGACGACGTCGACCGGCCCGCCGATGGCGCGCAGTTCGTCGGCGAGCCAGTCCGCGTACGCGTCCTTGTCCCGCAGGCGGGCCGGGCGAGGGCTGCCGAAGCCGGGCAGCCGCAGGGCCACGGTCGCCCGCTCGGTCCGTT
It encodes the following:
- a CDS encoding MFS transporter; its protein translation is MSDSVNSGDPDNPGALGSADGPASGPSGPSGTSDTDPETHRWWGLAVIAMAQLMVVLDATIVNIALPSAQRELGLTNGNRQWVITAYTLAFGGLLLLGGRIADLVGRKRTFIIGLIGFAAASALGGAAQSPGMLFASRALQGMFAAILAPSALSLLTTTFRDGRERAKAFGIYSAIAGGGAAIGLLLGGVLTEFLSWRWCLYVNVPIAVIAVFGAFGLLHDREGHKESRLDIPGVILGCGGLVALVYGFSEAESRGWSSALVLGLLCGSVVLLACFAWWQTRAPSPLLPPHIIKDRSRAGSVLTMCLTTIGMFGLFLFMTFFLQNILGYSPLRTGLAFMPMSAMIIIGSTQIAARLMHYVQPRLLMGPGLLIASGGLFSLTFIDTHSSYVSHIMPGTLLLGLGMGLTFLPVMSVATSGVAPKDAGVTSATVNTAQQIGGSIGTSLLNTIAITSATAYATSHLAKAAEQAAQRGGLTSAQKTALANTATVHGFTVAIAWAAGILLFAAVLAMVMVTARSPQQREA
- a CDS encoding alpha/beta fold hydrolase, producing the protein MTVVFVHGVPETPTIWNDIRERTERATVALRLPGFGSPRPARLRDKDAYADWLADELRAIGGPVDVVGHDWGGHLTMRVVSAYDVPVRSWVSDVAHGWHPDYQWHEAATLWQKSPEGEESLAGLRESPSGSGHTFGDFLQPRGMSPELAKEVDDTHDAEMSAAILALYRSAWPNFHADWGKEFDRPAAAPGLILAPTGDPMAQPAQDRDMAERLGAQLTEFDGLTHYWMLQDPDRGADVLRRFWASLPS